From one Paenibacillus sp. FSL K6-1330 genomic stretch:
- the hemW gene encoding radical SAM family heme chaperone HemW, with amino-acid sequence MTANDQRTEAVYIHIPFCTNKCFYCDFNSYVLKDQPVMDYLRALDKEMELTVQANSPGRIKSIFVGGGTPTVLKPNEMEYFLQSVKRHFPEWWDDIEFSMEANPGTTDLEKLSVMREGGVNRISFGVQAFQNSLLTGIGRIHDTDDVYRSLENARRAGFENMSIDLMFGLPNQTLDMLAESVDKALELGLPHYSIYSLKVEENTLFHTMYQRNQLPLPDEEDELNMYLLLMERMQAAGYKQYEISNFAKPGFESRHNMTYWRNEDYYGLGAGAHGYVGRQRHVNIKGVNPYNEAANQGLPRLESFEVSREEAMEDFLMVGLRVLDGVSRSRFRQQFGTSMEEVFAGPLNKMVSAGLLDSTEDGYKLSSKGILFGNDVFAEFIGSLTAN; translated from the coding sequence ATGACGGCAAACGATCAACGGACGGAAGCAGTGTACATTCACATTCCGTTTTGTACCAATAAATGTTTTTACTGCGACTTCAATTCCTATGTGTTGAAGGATCAGCCGGTGATGGATTATCTGCGCGCGCTGGATAAAGAGATGGAGCTAACCGTTCAGGCCAACTCGCCGGGACGAATCAAAAGCATTTTTGTAGGCGGCGGGACCCCTACGGTGCTGAAGCCAAATGAAATGGAATACTTCTTGCAAAGCGTGAAGCGCCATTTTCCGGAATGGTGGGATGACATTGAATTTTCGATGGAAGCGAATCCCGGCACCACGGATTTGGAGAAACTGTCCGTGATGCGCGAAGGCGGCGTGAACCGGATCAGCTTCGGGGTGCAGGCGTTCCAGAACAGCTTGTTGACCGGCATCGGCCGGATTCACGATACGGATGATGTGTATCGAAGTCTCGAGAATGCCAGAAGAGCAGGCTTTGAAAACATGTCCATCGATTTGATGTTCGGGCTCCCGAATCAAACCTTGGACATGCTTGCGGAAAGCGTGGATAAGGCGCTAGAGCTTGGACTTCCGCATTATTCAATCTACAGCTTAAAGGTTGAAGAAAATACGCTGTTCCATACGATGTACCAGCGAAACCAGCTGCCGCTTCCGGATGAGGAGGATGAGCTGAATATGTATCTTCTATTAATGGAGCGGATGCAGGCAGCCGGATATAAACAGTATGAGATCAGTAATTTTGCCAAACCCGGCTTTGAGAGCCGGCATAATATGACGTATTGGCGCAACGAGGATTATTATGGCTTGGGCGCGGGAGCGCACGGATACGTCGGTCGTCAGCGCCATGTGAACATCAAAGGCGTCAACCCATATAATGAAGCAGCGAATCAAGGACTTCCGCGATTGGAGAGCTTTGAGGTATCAAGGGAAGAAGCGATGGAGGATTTCCTCATGGTCGGGCTCCGCGTGCTGGATGGCGTTTCGCGCAGCCGGTTCCGGCAGCAATTCGGAACTTCCATGGAAGAAGTATTCGCCGGGCCGCTGAATAAAATGGTGAGTGCGGGACTTCTTGATTCTACGGAGGACGGATATAAACTGAGCAGTAAAGGCATTCTGTTCGGCAACGATGTGTTCGCTGAATTTATAGGCAGTTTGACGGCAAATTAA
- the grpE gene encoding nucleotide exchange factor GrpE — translation MNNEHKDAVQDTVTEETMEETLENTPNSGESGSAEEAVNPEQEIPVTDSADDAGSAELEKLQAEVLEHQQRTLRVQADFDNFRRRTQKEKEDLGKYASSKLITELLPVIDNFERALQASEENPEFESFSKGVNMIFRQLESVLATEGLTAMKSVGEPFNPEYHQAIMQVESDEYEEGIVVEEVQKGYMLKDKVLRPAMVKVSM, via the coding sequence TTGAATAATGAGCATAAGGATGCCGTTCAAGATACAGTTACAGAAGAAACGATGGAAGAAACTTTGGAGAACACGCCAAACTCGGGTGAGAGTGGGTCTGCGGAGGAAGCCGTAAATCCCGAACAGGAGATTCCTGTAACGGATTCGGCGGATGATGCAGGTTCAGCTGAGCTTGAGAAACTTCAGGCCGAGGTGCTGGAGCACCAGCAGCGTACCCTGCGAGTACAAGCGGATTTCGATAACTTCCGTCGTCGTACACAGAAGGAGAAAGAAGATCTGGGCAAATACGCTTCTTCCAAACTGATTACAGAGCTTCTGCCTGTCATCGATAACTTTGAGCGTGCGCTTCAGGCATCCGAGGAAAACCCGGAGTTTGAATCCTTCTCCAAGGGCGTTAATATGATCTTCCGCCAGTTGGAATCTGTTCTCGCTACCGAAGGTTTAACGGCGATGAAGAGCGTAGGCGAGCCGTTTAATCCGGAGTATCACCAAGCGATCATGCAGGTGGAGAGCGATGAATACGAGGAAGGCATCGTGGTTGAGGAAGTGCAGAAGGGGTATATGCTAAAAGACAAAGTATTGAGACCTGCGATGGTTAAAGTGAGCATGTAA
- the hrcA gene encoding heat-inducible transcriptional repressor HrcA produces the protein MLTDRQRMILNAIVDDYIRSAEPVGSRSISKRGDVGYSPATIRNEMADLEELGFLEQPHTSAGRIPSHKGYRYYVDHLTSSFSLNPAELHMMKSFFAEKLNVMEQMIQHTASILSQMTNYTSILLGPEVFHTSLRHFQLLPLHEDQAVAIIVTSTGQVENKIVSIPQGVSVSDLEQVVNLLNKKLVNVPLYKLKTRLYTEIGEEMQRHISHYEDLMSMLDIALNNEPDHRGIYLSGTTHMLNQPEFKDVDKVREIFELLEQTPALLKLMAPAPGEHGVQVKIGTENTHEAISNCSLITATYSIDGKALGSIGILGPTRMEYARVIGILNVLSHDLTKLLSHWYK, from the coding sequence ATGTTAACAGATCGTCAACGCATGATTTTGAATGCCATTGTGGATGACTATATCCGTTCTGCCGAACCGGTTGGTTCAAGAAGCATTTCCAAACGCGGGGATGTCGGATACAGTCCGGCAACCATTCGAAACGAGATGGCTGATCTGGAGGAACTCGGATTTCTGGAGCAGCCTCATACATCAGCTGGACGAATTCCGTCACATAAAGGATATCGTTATTATGTTGATCATCTCACGTCGTCGTTTTCCTTGAACCCTGCGGAACTGCATATGATGAAATCCTTTTTTGCAGAAAAGCTGAACGTGATGGAGCAGATGATACAGCATACAGCGAGCATTCTGTCTCAGATGACTAATTACACTTCCATCCTGCTGGGACCGGAAGTTTTTCATACGTCTTTGCGTCATTTCCAGCTTCTTCCTCTCCATGAGGATCAAGCGGTAGCCATCATCGTCACCAGCACAGGGCAAGTCGAGAACAAAATTGTTTCGATTCCGCAGGGTGTGTCTGTTTCGGATCTGGAGCAAGTGGTAAATCTTCTGAACAAGAAGCTGGTCAATGTGCCTCTATATAAACTCAAGACCCGTTTGTATACGGAGATTGGCGAGGAAATGCAGCGGCATATTTCACATTATGAAGATCTCATGAGTATGCTGGATATCGCCCTTAACAATGAACCGGACCATCGCGGCATATATCTCAGCGGCACGACCCACATGCTGAATCAGCCGGAGTTCAAGGATGTTGATAAGGTAAGGGAAATCTTCGAGCTTCTGGAGCAGACACCCGCACTGTTGAAGCTCATGGCCCCCGCTCCCGGTGAGCATGGTGTCCAAGTGAAGATCGGTACGGAAAATACGCATGAGGCGATTTCCAATTGCAGTTTGATCACAGCGACTTATTCAATAGACGGAAAAGCGCTCGGTTCGATTGGTATTCTCGGTCCTACAAGAATGGAATATGCACGGGTGATCGGCATCTTGAATGTGTTATCCCATGACCTGACGAAGCTGCTGTCACACTGGTACAAGTAA
- a CDS encoding TCP-1/cpn60 chaperonin family protein, translating into MSQGQHSQVDGDERYSTLLNNSNAVRAVTSAVEGTLGPKGLDVMLVGPRGEVVITNDGVTILDKMDVTHPAARLLIQVARAQQEKIGDGTTTATVLAGALVQEGVSRITRGVPASKVVEGLRQGIEKSMQLLTKRVRLIDGLDDPLLERTVYVAGRERKDIVELIMQAARKAGITRLQDPSYSLADSIIALENAENEVFEGVLLRQRPIFARESKSYDDAKVLVLFDSLEPDEIDEEALTTEAGFAQYMDLRKVFASDLERLSELSVKLILLEKGIHPDAEQFCLDHGMMVVPRVSRADLRRVSDMTGATPIRRKALHKDSKELAALLGDTPRVAYDEGIEKIRLACGSQDRERIVTVIVGASTSEVVGEAARIAGDAASALQAAVSGGVLPGGGTSELAVSYELERIREAQKGMEAFGMEAVSAALRKPMSQILLNAGYNPLEKMEEVRAAQIRADSDCMGIDCDSGRVVDYEELGVLDPAPVKLHGLRAAGEVAAAVLRIHHVIKMKEIGE; encoded by the coding sequence ATGAGCCAAGGACAACATAGCCAAGTGGACGGAGATGAACGTTATTCTACGCTATTGAACAACAGTAATGCCGTCCGGGCCGTCACGTCCGCTGTTGAAGGCACGCTTGGTCCCAAGGGGCTCGACGTGATGCTGGTGGGTCCCCGTGGCGAGGTGGTCATTACCAATGATGGGGTGACGATTCTGGATAAAATGGATGTCACCCACCCGGCAGCGCGCCTTCTCATTCAGGTGGCAAGAGCGCAGCAGGAGAAAATCGGCGACGGAACCACAACGGCTACCGTGCTTGCAGGCGCACTCGTGCAGGAAGGGGTCTCCCGCATAACCCGCGGGGTCCCTGCTTCCAAGGTGGTGGAGGGGCTGCGTCAGGGGATCGAGAAGTCGATGCAGCTCTTAACAAAGCGGGTTCGGCTGATTGACGGATTGGATGATCCGCTTCTGGAACGGACGGTGTACGTAGCTGGGCGTGAACGGAAGGACATCGTGGAGCTAATTATGCAAGCCGCGCGGAAAGCCGGAATCACCCGTCTTCAGGATCCTTCCTACTCGCTCGCAGACAGTATAATTGCTCTGGAGAATGCCGAGAATGAAGTGTTCGAGGGGGTTCTGCTCCGGCAGCGGCCGATCTTCGCCCGGGAGTCCAAGTCGTATGACGATGCAAAAGTGTTGGTGCTCTTTGATTCCCTGGAACCAGATGAGATCGATGAAGAGGCGCTCACAACCGAAGCCGGATTTGCCCAATATATGGACCTCCGAAAAGTGTTCGCTTCCGATTTAGAGAGATTGTCCGAACTGTCCGTAAAACTCATCCTGCTTGAAAAAGGCATCCATCCGGATGCAGAGCAGTTTTGCCTGGATCACGGCATGATGGTTGTGCCGCGCGTGTCACGTGCGGATCTTCGCCGGGTAAGCGACATGACGGGAGCTACTCCCATACGCCGGAAGGCGTTACATAAAGACTCGAAGGAGCTTGCAGCCCTTCTGGGTGATACCCCGCGTGTCGCTTACGATGAAGGCATTGAGAAAATCCGGCTGGCCTGCGGCAGCCAGGACCGGGAACGTATTGTGACGGTCATTGTTGGGGCAAGCACTTCGGAAGTCGTAGGCGAGGCGGCCAGAATTGCGGGAGATGCGGCCTCGGCACTGCAGGCTGCCGTTTCCGGTGGGGTACTTCCAGGCGGCGGGACAAGCGAACTCGCGGTGTCCTACGAATTGGAACGGATCCGGGAGGCTCAGAAAGGCATGGAAGCCTTCGGTATGGAAGCCGTTTCGGCCGCGCTGCGCAAGCCGATGTCGCAGATACTTCTCAATGCCGGTTACAATCCGCTCGAGAAGATGGAAGAAGTGCGTGCTGCGCAAATCCGTGCAGACTCTGATTGCATGGGCATTGATTGCGACAGCGGCCGGGTTGTTGATTACGAGGAGCTGGGCGTGCTGGATCCGGCTCCGGTTAAACTTCATGGCCTGCGAGCAGCCGGTGAAGTCGCTGCAGCCGTGCTGCGGATTCATCACGTCATCAAGATGAAAGAAATAGGCGAGTAA
- the dnaJ gene encoding molecular chaperone DnaJ, whose translation MADKRDYYEVLGVGKDASEDEIKKAYRKMARQYHPDVNKAADAEAKFKEVKEAYDVLSDGQKRSTYDQYGHIDPNQGMGGGGFSGDFGGFGDIFDMFFGGNGRRDPNAPQRGNDLQYTMTVEFKEAVFGKETDITIPRTETCDTCHGSGAKPGTQPHTCSVCNGSGQQEVVQNTPFGRMVNRRACSNCNGTGKIIKDRCSTCNGNGKVKKQRKIHVRVPAGVDDGAQLRMTGEGEGGFRGGPAGDLYIVIRVKPHDFFEREGDDIYCEVPLTFAQAALGDEIEIPTLTERVKLKIPAGTQTGTFFRLKGKGVPRLRGMGQGDQHVKVVVVTPSKLSDEQKELLRQFASLDGEQTHEQEQSFFDRVKKAFRGD comes from the coding sequence GTGGCTGATAAGCGTGATTATTATGAGGTGCTCGGTGTCGGCAAGGATGCATCGGAAGATGAGATCAAGAAGGCGTACCGTAAAATGGCTCGCCAATATCATCCGGACGTGAACAAAGCGGCTGACGCGGAAGCCAAATTCAAGGAAGTGAAAGAGGCTTACGACGTATTGAGCGATGGTCAGAAACGTTCGACTTATGACCAGTACGGACATATCGATCCGAACCAAGGCATGGGCGGAGGCGGTTTCTCCGGTGATTTCGGCGGTTTTGGAGATATATTTGATATGTTCTTTGGCGGTAATGGACGCCGTGATCCGAATGCGCCTCAGCGGGGGAACGATCTGCAATACACGATGACAGTTGAATTTAAGGAAGCGGTATTCGGTAAGGAAACGGATATTACCATTCCGAGAACGGAGACATGTGATACCTGTCACGGTTCCGGGGCGAAGCCGGGCACGCAGCCGCACACATGTTCGGTATGTAACGGCAGCGGGCAGCAAGAAGTCGTGCAGAATACGCCGTTTGGACGGATGGTAAACCGTCGCGCTTGTTCGAACTGTAACGGAACAGGGAAGATCATCAAAGACCGCTGCTCGACCTGTAACGGCAACGGTAAAGTGAAGAAGCAGCGCAAGATTCATGTTCGCGTGCCTGCGGGTGTGGACGACGGAGCTCAACTTCGTATGACAGGTGAAGGCGAAGGCGGCTTCCGCGGCGGCCCGGCCGGTGACTTGTATATCGTAATCCGAGTGAAGCCGCATGACTTCTTCGAACGCGAAGGGGACGACATTTATTGCGAAGTGCCGCTTACCTTTGCTCAGGCTGCGCTTGGCGACGAGATTGAAATCCCGACGTTGACGGAGAGAGTGAAGCTGAAGATCCCGGCCGGCACGCAGACGGGTACCTTCTTCCGCCTGAAAGGCAAAGGAGTGCCTCGACTCCGCGGCATGGGACAGGGTGACCAGCACGTCAAGGTTGTGGTCGTTACGCCAAGCAAGCTGAGTGATGAACAGAAAGAGCTGCTTCGACAGTTTGCTTCACTTGATGGCGAACAGACCCATGAACAGGAACAGTCTTTTTTTGACCGTGTAAAAAAAGCATTCCGCGGTGACTAA
- a CDS encoding N-acetyltransferase: MSAVCRKAKLEDVEPLYQMIQGYAEQGIMLPRSKKVLEKQIGEFVVAESEGNVIGCGSLCQLGNDLVEIRSLGISDGYKGQGIGSMLVDSLLEEAKRRELPKVMALTYEVSFFIKNGFAVVEKEIFPEKVWTDCVHCKKQHACDEIAVLKVLN; this comes from the coding sequence ATGTCGGCGGTATGCAGAAAGGCGAAGTTAGAAGATGTCGAGCCGCTGTATCAGATGATTCAGGGATATGCGGAACAGGGGATTATGCTGCCCCGGTCCAAAAAAGTGTTGGAGAAACAAATCGGGGAATTCGTTGTGGCCGAATCCGAAGGGAACGTGATCGGCTGCGGTTCCTTGTGTCAGCTGGGAAATGATTTGGTGGAGATTCGTTCACTCGGCATCTCTGATGGTTATAAAGGGCAAGGGATCGGCTCCATGCTCGTGGATTCCCTTCTAGAGGAAGCGAAACGCCGTGAGCTTCCGAAAGTGATGGCCTTGACGTATGAAGTATCCTTTTTCATCAAAAACGGTTTTGCCGTCGTGGAGAAGGAGATTTTTCCGGAGAAGGTGTGGACCGACTGCGTTCACTGCAAGAAGCAGCATGCTTGTGACGAAATAGCTGTTCTTAAAGTACTGAACTGA
- the dnaK gene encoding molecular chaperone DnaK — MSKVIGIDLGTTNSCVAVMEGGEAVVIPNPEGARTTPSVVGFKKDGERVVGDTAKRQAITNPDRTIISIKRHMGTNHKESIDGKDYTPQEISAIILQKLKSDAEAYLGQPVTQAVITVPAYFNDSQRQATKDAGKIAGLEVLRIVNEPTAAALAYGMEKSEDQTILVYDLGGGTFDVSILELGDGFFEVKATSGDNKLGGDDFDQVIIDYMVAEFKKEQGIDLSKDKAAVQRLKDAAEKAKKELSGVLTTTISLPFITVADGVPQHLELNLTRAKFEELSASLVERTLGPTRQALSDAGLTANDIHKIVLVGGSTRIPAVQEAIKKLTGKEPHKGVNPDEVVALGAAVQAGVLTGDVKDVVLLDVTPLSLGIETAGGVFTKMIDRNTTIPTSKSQVFSTYADNQPSVEIHVLQGEREMAAGNKTLGRFMLGDIPPAPRGVPQIEVTFDIDANGIVNVSATDKGTGKSQKITITSSSGLSDAEVEQMMKDAELHAEEDRKRKELVEARNNADQLVYTTEKTLKDLGDKVDASEVEKANEAKDKVKKALESDNLEEINASVEELTQIVQQLSVKLYEQAAQEQQGAEGADSGAANKDNVVDADYEVVDEDKNKG, encoded by the coding sequence ATGAGCAAAGTTATTGGTATCGACTTAGGAACAACCAACTCCTGCGTAGCCGTAATGGAGGGTGGGGAAGCAGTAGTTATCCCGAATCCGGAGGGCGCCCGTACGACCCCATCCGTTGTCGGATTTAAGAAAGACGGCGAGCGTGTCGTTGGGGATACAGCAAAACGTCAAGCGATCACAAACCCGGATCGTACCATTATCTCCATCAAGCGTCATATGGGTACGAATCATAAAGAATCCATCGACGGCAAAGATTATACGCCGCAAGAAATCTCCGCCATCATTCTGCAAAAGCTGAAATCCGATGCGGAAGCTTACCTGGGCCAACCTGTAACCCAGGCGGTTATTACGGTTCCTGCATACTTTAATGACAGCCAGCGTCAAGCGACCAAGGATGCCGGTAAAATCGCGGGTCTTGAGGTTCTGCGTATCGTAAACGAGCCGACAGCAGCAGCTTTGGCATACGGTATGGAGAAATCCGAAGACCAGACCATTCTGGTATATGACCTGGGCGGCGGTACATTCGACGTTTCCATTCTGGAACTCGGCGATGGCTTCTTCGAAGTAAAAGCAACCAGCGGTGACAACAAACTCGGCGGTGACGATTTTGACCAGGTCATCATTGACTATATGGTAGCCGAATTCAAAAAAGAGCAAGGCATTGATTTGAGCAAAGACAAAGCAGCGGTTCAACGTCTGAAAGATGCTGCGGAAAAAGCGAAAAAGGAATTGTCCGGCGTACTGACTACCACGATTTCTTTGCCGTTCATCACCGTTGCTGACGGCGTGCCTCAGCATCTTGAGCTCAACCTGACTCGTGCTAAATTCGAAGAATTGTCTGCTTCTCTTGTAGAGCGTACGCTTGGACCGACTCGTCAAGCGCTTAGCGATGCAGGTTTGACAGCTAACGATATTCATAAAATCGTTCTTGTCGGTGGTTCCACTCGTATTCCTGCCGTACAGGAAGCGATTAAGAAATTGACAGGTAAAGAGCCTCATAAAGGCGTAAATCCTGACGAAGTGGTTGCGCTTGGTGCAGCTGTTCAAGCCGGCGTATTGACAGGTGACGTTAAAGACGTCGTATTGCTCGACGTAACTCCGTTGTCCCTCGGTATCGAGACAGCAGGCGGGGTATTCACCAAAATGATCGACCGTAACACCACGATTCCAACAAGCAAATCCCAAGTATTCTCCACGTATGCCGATAACCAGCCGAGCGTTGAAATTCACGTGCTGCAAGGTGAGCGCGAAATGGCTGCCGGCAACAAAACGCTGGGACGCTTCATGCTTGGAGATATTCCTCCAGCACCACGTGGCGTACCGCAAATCGAAGTTACCTTCGATATCGATGCGAACGGGATCGTAAACGTTTCGGCGACAGATAAAGGTACAGGCAAGAGCCAGAAGATCACAATCACGTCCTCCAGCGGCTTGAGCGACGCTGAAGTTGAACAAATGATGAAGGACGCCGAGCTTCATGCCGAAGAAGACCGTAAACGCAAAGAGCTGGTAGAGGCTCGCAACAATGCGGACCAACTCGTATACACAACCGAGAAAACACTCAAGGATCTGGGCGACAAAGTTGATGCTTCCGAAGTGGAAAAAGCGAATGAAGCAAAAGACAAAGTGAAGAAGGCCCTTGAATCCGATAACCTCGAAGAGATTAACGCTTCGGTAGAGGAGCTGACTCAAATCGTACAGCAGCTGTCCGTGAAGCTGTATGAGCAAGCAGCACAAGAGCAGCAGGGTGCTGAAGGTGCCGACTCCGGTGCGGCTAATAAAGACAATGTCGTAGATGCAGATTACGAGGTTGTTGACGAAGATAAAAACAAAGGTTAA
- the lepA gene encoding translation elongation factor 4: MTDVQARQQKIRNFCIIAHIDHGKSTLADRILEFTGALTSREMQEQVLDQMDLERERGITIKLQAVRLNYKADDGEEYILNLIDTPGHVDFTYEVSRSLAACEGALLVVDAAQGIEAQTLANVYLALDNNLEILPVINKIDLPSADPERVKQEVEDVIGLDASDAVLASAKAGIGIKEILEQVVQKVPAPTGDSEAPLKALIFDSHYDPYKGVIVYVRVLDGSIKAGSKIKMMATGKTFEVIEVGAFKPRMSIVDELNVGDVGFIVAGMKSVGDTQVGDTVTDAKRPTAEPLPGYRKINPMVFCGLYPIETSDYNDLREALEKLQLNDASLSFEPETSSALGFGFRCGFLGLLHMDVIQERIEREFNIPLITTAPSVIYRITLTNGEQIQIDNPSHYPEVGKVDYVEEPYVKAGIIVPNDYVGAIMELCQNKRGEFVNMEYLDTTRVTITYEIPLSEIVYDFFDQLKSSTKGYASFDYELSGYRRSNLVKMDILLNAEQVDALSFIVHKDRAYHRGRLICEKLRELIPRQMFEVPIQASVGTKVVARETVKAMRKNVLAKCYGGDISRKRKLLEKQKEGKKRMKQVGSVEVPQEAFMAVLKIDDK; the protein is encoded by the coding sequence ATGACAGACGTACAAGCAAGACAACAAAAAATTCGTAATTTCTGTATCATTGCACATATAGACCATGGGAAATCGACGCTTGCTGACCGTATATTGGAATTTACGGGTGCATTAACTTCGCGTGAAATGCAAGAGCAGGTACTGGATCAGATGGATCTGGAGAGAGAGCGCGGGATTACCATCAAGCTGCAGGCGGTTCGCCTAAATTACAAAGCCGATGACGGTGAGGAGTATATATTGAACCTGATTGATACTCCAGGGCACGTCGACTTTACGTATGAGGTATCTCGAAGCCTGGCTGCTTGTGAAGGCGCGTTGCTCGTCGTTGATGCTGCACAGGGAATTGAAGCGCAGACGTTGGCCAACGTATATTTGGCACTGGATAACAATCTTGAAATTCTGCCTGTCATTAACAAAATTGACCTGCCAAGCGCCGATCCCGAGCGGGTGAAGCAGGAAGTTGAGGATGTCATCGGCCTGGATGCCAGCGATGCCGTATTAGCTTCCGCCAAGGCGGGTATCGGAATCAAGGAAATTCTGGAGCAGGTGGTTCAGAAAGTCCCTGCGCCAACAGGCGATTCGGAAGCACCCCTGAAAGCGCTGATTTTCGACTCCCATTATGATCCTTACAAAGGTGTCATCGTATATGTGCGCGTTCTTGACGGAAGTATCAAAGCCGGTTCCAAGATCAAGATGATGGCTACCGGCAAAACCTTCGAGGTTATTGAGGTGGGGGCGTTTAAGCCGCGCATGTCCATCGTGGACGAGCTTAATGTTGGCGATGTCGGTTTCATCGTGGCTGGCATGAAGAGTGTCGGCGATACGCAGGTCGGTGATACGGTAACGGATGCCAAGCGTCCGACGGCCGAGCCGCTTCCGGGTTACCGCAAAATCAACCCGATGGTATTCTGTGGTCTGTATCCAATCGAGACGTCAGACTACAATGATCTGCGCGAAGCGCTCGAGAAGCTGCAGCTTAATGATGCATCGCTCAGTTTTGAGCCAGAGACATCCAGCGCGCTCGGATTCGGTTTCCGTTGCGGATTCCTAGGCCTGCTGCACATGGATGTCATCCAGGAGCGGATTGAACGCGAGTTTAATATACCGCTGATTACAACAGCGCCGAGCGTTATTTACCGCATTACGCTGACAAACGGGGAGCAGATCCAGATCGATAACCCGTCTCATTATCCTGAGGTCGGCAAGGTCGATTATGTTGAAGAGCCTTATGTTAAAGCAGGTATTATCGTTCCGAACGATTATGTTGGAGCGATCATGGAACTCTGTCAAAATAAACGCGGCGAATTCGTGAATATGGAATACCTGGACACAACGCGCGTCACCATTACCTATGAAATTCCGTTGTCGGAAATCGTGTATGATTTCTTCGACCAGTTGAAATCGAGCACCAAAGGATATGCTTCATTTGATTACGAGCTATCCGGGTACCGTCGATCCAACCTGGTCAAAATGGATATTTTGCTTAATGCCGAGCAAGTGGATGCCTTGTCCTTTATCGTGCACAAGGACCGTGCCTATCACCGCGGACGGTTGATTTGCGAGAAGCTGCGCGAGCTGATTCCTCGTCAAATGTTCGAAGTGCCGATTCAAGCTTCCGTTGGTACCAAGGTTGTGGCCCGTGAAACGGTTAAAGCGATGCGTAAAAACGTTCTTGCCAAGTGTTACGGCGGTGACATCTCCCGTAAACGGAAACTCCTTGAGAAGCAGAAGGAAGGTAAGAAACGGATGAAACAAGTCGGCAGCGTTGAAGTGCCGCAGGAAGCTTTCATGGCGGTATTGAAAATTGACGACAAGTAA